GCTGGAAGGCTCGCCTGCCTTCCTCTGGGTGACAGAATCGCCTGCGAGTTTCTCTGCCGTCAGGTTGGTTCCCTCCCCGCCTTCGCCCCAACCTTGAGCTCTAATTTTCATAAACACACCCATATACAGCGCAGGGCTCTTGATAAGGATGAGCCTCTCCTAGAAAGTGGGAAAAGGTCGGCGGCGCTGGCGTGGTGGAGATCCTGCTCACTCCTGCCAGCTTCAGCAGCGGGCTGTGCGGGCGCAGGCTTGCCGGGCCCTGACGCTGTCTTGCCCTCCCCAGGAGGGACACATCTGGGGCTCCATGAGGAGGACCGCCTTCATCCTGGGCTCCGGCCTTCTCTTGCTGGTGGCCGTCTGGAACTCCCTCACGTGGTGAGTCTGTCGGACCTGAGGGCAGGTGGTGGAGGTCTGGGCTGAGAGCGCCCACCAGTCTTTACCCAGGAACCTGATTTTCCCCCCAAGGCATCTTCAGAGATTTTGGGGTGCTTCTGGCCACTTCTGGCAAGCCCAGTGGGAGAGGCTGCTGCTCACCTTCGAAGGGAAGGAGTGGGTCCTCTTCGTGACAGGTGAGCTTCCCAGACCGCCCGCCCCGAGAGCTTGGCTTCACGACTATCGTTCCTTTTCCGATGGTCTTGTTCTCTACTTTGCGACTTCTCAGCTCATTATTACAAGGAATAAGGACTTAAGTTTAAGTCAGTGGTAACCCCCAAGAGAACTCAACTCTCGGGGAATCTGGAATGGATGTCCACAGATATCTAACAGGAGACCTCCGTCTCCCCGAAAATAGAAAAGAGAGTTTGTGTGAAAATGAAGGCATGTTCAGAGCAATACTCCTGCTTTTAGATGTCAGACAGCTCCTCCATGTCATGTGAGGCTGTGTCCTTGTACCTGGTGCCATCTAGCTTGGGGCTGGAGAGCAAGCCTCACTCAAATATTTACTGACAGTGTGAATGACTCAAAACGAGCCTGAGAGAAGACTGTGGAAGGAAAAGCCATGTCAGCGATTTACCACAGCATTATCTACAAGAGTGAATGTCCCCGTCCAATCAAACAAGACTTATTCATGTTCCTCTGTGCCAAACTTGTATGGAAGATGTAGAGATATTTAAGATACAGTGTTGCTCTACCCCATCAAAAACCTCCCTCACAGCTTAGAaaggggagataaaaaaaaagtctcagtTGTCACAAAGCGAAAGTACAAATGAAATGTCCCTTGTTTTCATCTGAAAATGGGCTGGATGTTAACTATGACTGGTTCAAAGGGATCTTAAGCAGTCATTGAAAAGAACAGTGTGGACTGCAAATGTCTGTAGGGAAAATGGTGGGAAAACATTTCACGTATTTCTGTTAAAATGGCGAGAACCCAGCTATCGCCTCGGCGATAAGCAAATACCagacagaaaatatttgcaattgtAAATGTTAGAGTTAAGAAAGTTCAAGATCATCTCTTGCGGGTTTTCATTCTGTATTCCTCAAGGAACCCTTGGACTTCCAACAGGCAGCCACCCTGATGGACGGCCCACTAGGCAACCACCaactcagcattttttttttccaaaataaaagacTTGGTCATTAAAGATAAATACATGCTCATTGCTAAAACAAAAATCAGACAATTTGAATAATCATAAAGAAGGTGAAAAATCACCCATTCTCCCATATCCAAGAAATAACCACTCTTAAATTAGTAGTACTAATCTCATACATTAGATATATAGTTAAATTTATAAGACatcaaaaatgtttttgttttaatatttttttaattaatttcagagaggaagggagagggagagatagaaacatcaatggtgagagagattcattgatcggctgcctcctgcgcggcccctactggggatcaagcccgcaaccctggcatgtactctgattgggaattgaaccatgacctcctggtttataggtcaacactcaactactgagtcacaccggctgggcaagacatcaacttttttaaaacttgtttttcaTTAGATTGTG
The DNA window shown above is from Myotis daubentonii unplaced genomic scaffold, mMyoDau2.1 SCAFFOLD_250, whole genome shotgun sequence and carries:
- the LOC132225762 gene encoding fatty acid hydroxylase domain-containing protein 2-like, producing the protein MKGEAGRQRHDERPKQEGHIWGSMRRTAFILGSGLLLLVAVWNSLTWHLQRFWGASGHFWQAQWERLLLTFEGKEWVLFVTGELPRPPAPRAWLHDYRSFSDGLVLYFATSQLIITRNKDLSLSQW